A region of Opitutaceae bacterium DNA encodes the following proteins:
- a CDS encoding YebC/PmpR family DNA-binding transcriptional regulator: MGRQWLHAKRAIVNLKKGQVVGKIVKELTVAAKLGGADPAGNARLFAALEKARKASVSRDVIERAIKKGAGGGDDKSSLEHVVFEGYAPHKVPIIVEIYTDNHQRTASEVRVLFKKGVLGNAGSNKFLFDHVGIVEAHHTDAAADIEAAAIEAGANDFEALSHTQNDDIPEGHAGAKFLTDRTAVHAVSTWLKSNGWSVVTSEIGYVAKSYPELDDNVRAEVGEFLQSIEDHDDVQRVWAAVR; the protein is encoded by the coding sequence ATGGGACGCCAATGGCTTCATGCAAAACGAGCGATCGTGAACCTCAAGAAAGGTCAGGTCGTCGGCAAGATCGTCAAGGAACTCACCGTGGCGGCGAAGCTGGGCGGCGCCGACCCCGCGGGCAACGCACGGCTTTTCGCCGCGCTTGAAAAGGCCCGCAAGGCGAGCGTCTCCCGCGATGTCATCGAGCGCGCGATCAAGAAGGGTGCCGGGGGCGGCGACGACAAGTCATCGCTCGAACACGTCGTCTTCGAAGGCTACGCGCCGCACAAGGTTCCCATCATCGTGGAGATCTACACGGACAACCACCAGCGCACCGCGTCCGAGGTGCGCGTCCTCTTCAAGAAGGGCGTGCTCGGCAATGCGGGAAGCAACAAGTTCCTCTTCGACCATGTAGGCATCGTCGAGGCGCATCACACGGATGCCGCCGCCGACATCGAAGCCGCCGCCATCGAAGCGGGGGCGAACGATTTTGAAGCGCTGTCGCACACCCAGAATGACGACATTCCCGAAGGCCACGCGGGCGCAAAATTCCTGACCGACCGAACCGCGGTGCACGCCGTCTCCACCTGGCTCAAGTCCAATGGATGGTCCGTAGTGACCAGCGAGATTGGCTATGTTGCGAAGTCGTATCCGGAACTCGACGACAACGTTCGAGCCGAGGTCGGTGAGTTTCTGCAGTCCATCGAGGACCACGACGACGTGCAGCGGGTCTGGGCCGCCGTGAGGTAA
- a CDS encoding BamA/TamA family outer membrane protein — protein MSPWIRRLGIVMILTGCATLPMACASGTASNARTKAEIQVSGLGFWGDREQVALLNRLLGPERGATMDANAIEDAAFLLISALTEEGFRHPRVTASIQSEGVEERTSHVFDERLLTVLPRPLSARKVEFVIAPGIRSTINSVRFEGLHAMAAQEAEAYFRPMDALWQRASARAYSPGRLERSAESLLDGLRLLGYGGARVTARVAKDANDGNTDILIEVREGPRHWVKELSVVGTEGTTIEFDTGTWRDRAWTPLWQQDLARGIRDAALRQGYPDAAIRFEQRAGEAAGGELPLSVIVTVVPGERVTLGGVKYEGSGYTQPSVLQRRVKLHAGRPLNLLDVEDARIRLARLGIFSSVRTEIEPETGSERGVIFNLKELPRWETNLLLGYGSYEQLRGGVEWRQLNLFGRAHQSRLTLVQSMKSTRGELLYSVPELFGETIDGTARLFGLRREEASFLREEYGVSAVLRKRLGRGMEGRAGYTYQALRNRSNELSTRAEDERLVTVGAVEAGVTLDRRDNPLRPRRGYHWFAQVEAASKLLAGEVDYQIFELGGSYHTAWGRSRWIHLGFAHGAITTLGARNDRDLPVNKRFFPGGESSIRGYQNGGAAPRGADGRFIGAKSRVILNAEVEQRITANWSSVIFMDALGTAVSLADYPFSERLYSLGLGVRYQTIVGPVRLEYGRNLRRREGDPKGTLHFSVGFPF, from the coding sequence ATGAGCCCCTGGATCCGCAGGCTCGGCATCGTAATGATTCTCACCGGATGTGCGACTCTTCCAATGGCGTGCGCTTCGGGGACAGCCTCGAATGCGAGAACGAAGGCGGAGATTCAGGTGAGCGGGCTGGGATTCTGGGGGGATCGCGAACAGGTGGCCCTGCTCAACCGGCTGCTGGGACCTGAACGCGGTGCAACGATGGATGCGAATGCAATTGAGGACGCCGCGTTCCTCCTGATCAGCGCCCTGACGGAGGAGGGTTTCAGGCACCCGCGGGTGACCGCCAGCATCCAGTCTGAAGGCGTTGAAGAGCGGACATCGCATGTTTTTGACGAACGCCTGCTCACGGTGCTTCCGCGGCCGCTGTCAGCGCGAAAGGTGGAGTTTGTGATCGCTCCCGGCATCCGATCCACCATCAACTCCGTGCGCTTCGAGGGACTGCATGCGATGGCGGCGCAGGAGGCTGAGGCGTATTTCCGTCCGATGGATGCGCTCTGGCAGCGGGCGTCGGCGCGCGCCTATTCGCCGGGGCGCCTCGAGCGGTCCGCGGAGAGCCTCCTGGATGGACTGCGGCTGCTGGGCTACGGCGGAGCCCGGGTGACGGCGCGGGTGGCGAAGGACGCGAACGATGGGAACACCGACATTCTTATCGAAGTGAGGGAGGGGCCGCGCCACTGGGTGAAGGAACTGTCGGTGGTGGGCACGGAGGGCACGACGATCGAGTTTGACACCGGAACGTGGAGGGACAGGGCCTGGACTCCGCTCTGGCAGCAGGATCTGGCGAGAGGCATCCGTGATGCGGCGCTGCGGCAGGGGTATCCCGATGCTGCAATCCGGTTTGAACAGCGCGCGGGCGAGGCCGCGGGCGGCGAACTTCCGCTTTCCGTCATCGTGACGGTCGTTCCGGGAGAGCGCGTTACGCTTGGCGGAGTCAAGTATGAAGGAAGTGGATACACGCAACCGTCCGTTCTCCAGCGCAGGGTGAAGCTTCATGCCGGACGCCCGTTGAACCTCCTCGATGTGGAGGATGCCAGGATCCGCCTTGCCCGACTCGGCATATTTTCCTCGGTCCGCACGGAGATCGAACCGGAAACCGGTTCGGAGCGCGGTGTGATTTTCAACCTGAAGGAACTGCCGCGATGGGAGACGAACCTGCTTCTCGGCTACGGAAGCTACGAGCAGCTGCGCGGCGGTGTAGAGTGGCGGCAGCTCAATCTGTTCGGGCGGGCGCACCAGAGCCGGCTCACGCTCGTGCAGTCGATGAAGAGCACCCGCGGGGAGCTCCTCTATTCGGTGCCCGAGCTGTTCGGCGAGACGATCGACGGCACGGCGCGGCTTTTCGGCCTGAGACGCGAGGAGGCGTCATTCCTGCGGGAGGAATACGGCGTGAGCGCGGTGCTGAGGAAAAGGCTGGGGCGGGGGATGGAGGGAAGGGCGGGCTACACGTATCAGGCGCTGAGGAACCGCTCCAACGAGCTGTCGACCCGGGCGGAGGATGAACGCCTTGTGACCGTGGGGGCGGTGGAGGCCGGCGTGACGCTCGATCGACGGGACAATCCGCTGCGTCCGCGGCGCGGCTACCATTGGTTCGCCCAGGTCGAGGCGGCGAGCAAGCTGCTGGCCGGCGAGGTCGACTATCAGATATTTGAGCTTGGCGGATCCTACCACACCGCGTGGGGGCGCTCCCGCTGGATTCACCTCGGCTTCGCGCATGGGGCGATCACGACCCTGGGAGCCAGGAATGATCGCGATCTTCCGGTGAACAAGCGCTTCTTCCCTGGAGGGGAGAGCTCAATCCGCGGATACCAGAACGGCGGGGCCGCTCCGCGCGGAGCCGATGGACGGTTCATTGGCGCAAAGAGCCGGGTCATCCTCAATGCGGAGGTCGAACAGCGGATCACCGCGAACTGGTCGTCGGTGATCTTCATGGACGCGCTTGGCACGGCGGTTTCGCTGGCGGACTATCCCTTCAGCGAACGACTCTATTCACTGGGTCTGGGAGTGAGATACCAGACGATTGTCGGACCCGTGCGCCTGGAATACGGGCGGAACCTGCGCCGGCGGGAGGGGGATCCGAAAGGCACGCTCCACTTTTCGGTCGGCTTCCCGTTCTGA